CTGGTCGAGTCCGCGCGCATCGCCCGCGGAGCCATCCGTGACGTCAGCGAGGTTGCCGCCGACGAGCTCGACGGCCTCATCCTGCCCGGCGGCTTCGGCGCAGCCAAGAACCTCTGCAACTTCGCCATCAACGGCCCCGACTGCGAGGTCGATCCCGGCGTGGCGGACCTGGTGCGCGCCGTCCACCAGCAGGGCAAGCCGGTCGCCGCAGTCTGCATCGCACCGGCGCTGTTGGCCAAGGTCCTGGGAGACGAGGGACCGAAGCTGACCATCGGTACCGACGCCGACACGGCGGGGGCACTGGGCCAGATGGGGGCGGCCCACATCGAGTGCCCGGTCACCGAGTTCGTGGTGGACGAAGATCGGAAGTTGATAACGTCTCCGGCCTACATGCTGGCGCAGAGTATTTCCGAGGCGGCAGAAGGCATTGAAAAAACG
This DNA window, taken from Acidobacteriota bacterium, encodes the following:
- the elbB gene encoding isoprenoid biosynthesis glyoxalase ElbB: MTKKIGVILSGCGVYDGAEIHESVVTLLAIDRAGAEAVMCAPNTEQLHVVNHLTGEVEEGASRNVLVESARIARGAIRDVSEVAADELDGLILPGGFGAAKNLCNFAINGPDCEVDPGVADLVRAVHQQGKPVAAVCIAPALLAKVLGDEGPKLTIGTDADTAGALGQMGAAHIECPVTEFVVDEDRKLITSPAYMLAQSISEAAEGIEKTVAVLVEMA